The nucleotide sequence TTTTATAAGATATAGGTAATTTAAATTTCACAAGTAAATTTTGCACTCTTTGGCATTCTCTCTCACTTAATAATCCTAAATTTAATGCTAAAACATTTGCCATATTCATACCTATAGCCACAGCTTCACCATGTAAGTATTTTTTATATCCTGTTTGATTTTCTATAACATGAGCAAAAGTGTGTCCATAGTTTAAAAGCATTCTTAAACCGCTTTCTTTTTCATCTTGTGAAACCACACTAGCTTTAAGCTCTATGCTTTTTTTGATGATTTGAGCCAAGGTAATATCATCTAATTTAGCATTTAAAAATTTACCCTCGTTCAAATTTTCTAAAAAAGATAAAATTTCCTTATCAAAAACCACAGCCATTTTGATAAATTCAGCCATGCCCGCAGCTAGTTCTCTTGAAGGCAACGTTTTTAAAAACTTACTCTCACAATAAACTGCTTTTGGCTGATAAAAAGTACCTATTAAGTTTTTGCCAAATTTATTATTCACTCCAGTTTTACCACCCACACTTGCATCCACACAAGCTAGTAAGGTTGTGGGAATATTGATAAATTCTATCCCTCTTTGATATATACTTGCTACAAAACCACCCA is from Campylobacter sp. CNRCH_2014_0184h and encodes:
- the aroB gene encoding 3-dehydroquinate synthase translates to MQVKVNLENNTSYNVYINELEKLNFDTKVVILTNELVAKLHLDTLLEKIQAKELFIIKIKDGEEYKNLQTIEYILDQMCAYKLDRKSLLISFGGGVISDMGGFVASIYQRGIEFINIPTTLLACVDASVGGKTGVNNKFGKNLIGTFYQPKAVYCESKFLKTLPSRELAAGMAEFIKMAVVFDKEILSFLENLNEGKFLNAKLDDITLAQIIKKSIELKASVVSQDEKESGLRMLLNYGHTFAHVIENQTGYKKYLHGEAVAIGMNMANVLALNLGLLSERECQRVQNLLVKFKLPISYKISNIQEFYNAFFLDKKTHFQKINFILACGLGKACIKNDINKEDILRTLEVFA